From Portunus trituberculatus isolate SZX2019 chromosome 50, ASM1759143v1, whole genome shotgun sequence, the proteins below share one genomic window:
- the LOC123500079 gene encoding proteasome assembly chaperone 2-like isoform X2 produces the protein MPCEKVAIVHHTALYPLVGGNPYDPNSKEVTTSADLYLLASQSLAVMQIRAPLIRTERQAFLVELTDWCKAGVREIVMFASCNAYERWDNSQMTGPQLRYLTSRTSQQNIKDLQSAGALELEKCTDEHGVEQPFLSGSGFVKHFMEVCDLPTTVLIKFVEEGDNSMDAVMLLNFLSSWKKLVERENIAWKMPFSWKNMFGRPTPREIY, from the exons gTGGCAATTGTGCACCATACAGCACTGTACCCATTGGTGGGAGGCAACCCATATGATCCCAACAGCAAAGAGGTCACCACCAGTGCTGACTTGTACCTACTTGCCTCTCAGTCCTTGGCTGTGATGCAGATCCGGGCACCACTAATCAGG ACGGAGCGGCAAGCATTCCTGGTGGAGCTGACAGACTGGTGCAAGGCCGGGGTGCGGGAGATAGTGATGTTTGCATCCTGCAATGCTTATGAGCGCTGGGACAATAGCCAGATGACCGGCCCACAGCTGCGTTACCTCACTTCCAGAACATCACAGCAGAACATAAAAGATCTTCA GTCTGCTGGGGCTTTAGAGCTTGAGAAATGCACAGATGAACATGGAGTTGAGCAGCCTTTCCTCTCAGGCAGTGGATTTGTAAAGCACTTTATGGAGGTCTG TGACCTCCCCACCACTGTGCTCATCAAGTTTGTCGAGGAGGGAGACAACTCAATGGATGCTGTGATGCTCCTCAACTTTCTCAGTTCCTGGAAGAAGCTGGTGGAG AGGGAAAACATAGCGTGGAAGATGCCGTTTTCCTGGAAAAACATGTTTGGTAGACCGACACCAAGGGAGATCTACTGA